One Solibacillus sp. R5-41 DNA segment encodes these proteins:
- a CDS encoding MFS transporter: MNSTELTKRHWLLILTLSLLTFVLGTSEFVIVGILTDISSSLQITNAMAGTLVSAFAFTFAIATPLVMSATSHFPKRKWMLFLTGTFIVLNALCVVATSYTIFLALRIMTAIVTGVLISLAMIVASETMPSNKRGLAISFVFGGFTLANVVGVPLGIVIAKSYGWNATFMLTTFLGVLAFLASFFILPNKLSQIRSSMRDQFSLLTNPRILMAFFIPALGFGATYAVFTYLVPILQGMEVPNHSISLVLFGYGFISIFSNILAGKIASHNAIGRLRFVFLIQAVVLTSLFWTTNHFILGLINIGLMSLMAILLTTSTQLYLIDLAEIYQPKATGLAASLMPVASNVGIAFGSALGGMVYHQGNLLNVTWVGGIVAVCASLLTFYSYFLDQKQKKVA, translated from the coding sequence ATGAACTCCACAGAATTAACGAAGCGACATTGGTTGCTCATTTTAACACTTTCTTTATTAACATTTGTTCTCGGAACAAGTGAATTTGTTATTGTCGGAATCTTAACCGATATTTCCTCGAGCCTACAAATTACAAATGCAATGGCAGGCACACTCGTTTCTGCATTTGCCTTTACGTTTGCCATCGCCACACCATTAGTTATGTCAGCAACAAGTCATTTTCCAAAGCGTAAATGGATGTTGTTTTTAACAGGAACTTTCATCGTCCTTAATGCTTTGTGTGTCGTCGCGACAAGTTATACCATATTCCTTGCACTTCGAATTATGACAGCGATAGTAACTGGCGTATTAATTTCGCTAGCAATGATTGTTGCAAGTGAAACGATGCCCAGTAATAAACGCGGACTTGCTATATCATTCGTTTTTGGCGGTTTCACACTTGCCAATGTCGTTGGCGTGCCACTTGGTATTGTTATCGCCAAATCGTACGGCTGGAATGCGACGTTCATGTTAACTACTTTCCTAGGCGTATTGGCATTTTTGGCATCTTTTTTTATCTTGCCAAATAAACTAAGCCAAATACGCAGTTCGATGCGGGATCAGTTTTCTTTACTGACCAATCCAAGAATTTTGATGGCTTTTTTCATTCCTGCGCTCGGATTTGGCGCAACTTATGCCGTCTTTACTTATCTTGTTCCTATTTTGCAAGGAATGGAAGTACCAAATCATTCAATTAGTTTAGTGCTATTTGGATATGGATTTATCTCGATTTTCAGTAATATCCTTGCTGGTAAAATTGCTAGCCATAATGCAATCGGTCGTCTGCGATTTGTTTTTCTCATTCAGGCAGTTGTTCTGACAAGTTTATTTTGGACGACTAACCATTTTATATTAGGGCTAATCAATATTGGCTTGATGTCGTTAATGGCAATCCTATTAACAACATCTACTCAGCTTTATTTAATTGATCTTGCTGAAATTTATCAGCCAAAAGCAACAGGTCTCGCTGCTTCACTTATGCCAGTAGCAAGTAACGTCGGAATCGCTTTTGGTTCTGCATTAGGCGGAATGGTATATCATCAAGGGAATTTACTGAATGTCACATGGGTCGGTGGAATCGTAGCAGTTTGTGCAAGTTTGCTCACTTTCTATAGTTATTTTTTAGATCAGAAACAAAAGAAAGTGGCATAG
- the proS gene encoding proline--tRNA ligase: MAQKTNDFSKWYIETIQKADLMDYTPVRGCIAFKPDGYEIWEHIQAEMDKRFKETGHRNAYFPMLIPESFFQKEKEHIEGFSPELPWVTEAAGEKLEERLALRPTSETMIGHLYSNWIKSYRDLPVLINQWANVFRWEKKTLPFIRTSEFLWQEGHTAHVDEEDARKETMQMLAIYKDVVEGLLAIPVYDGQKTPSERFAGAIDTFSIEAMMKDGKAVQAGTSHYLGTKFAEAFDIKYLTKENKHDYVHTTSWGTSTRLIGSVIMVHGDQQGLVLPPKIAPTQVVLIPVGPWKKNPAIIEKLDEIFAVLKAKGIRVRLDDSDQSPGFKFNEWELKGVPVRIELGPRDLENNQALMKARDEDEKISFPLESIVESIINELETMQTRLLQKAKAFRADNSYHHIDTIEQLKQHLVQSEQNATIPGWILAGWCGDDACETHVKEQTKFTTRNIPFDPPQIKQTCIHCGKEAKHTVWFARAY, from the coding sequence ATGGCTCAAAAAACGAATGATTTTTCTAAATGGTATATTGAAACGATACAAAAAGCCGATTTAATGGATTATACCCCAGTTCGCGGCTGTATTGCATTTAAACCAGACGGCTATGAAATATGGGAGCATATTCAAGCAGAGATGGATAAACGCTTTAAAGAAACTGGGCACCGAAATGCATACTTTCCAATGCTAATTCCAGAATCTTTCTTCCAAAAAGAAAAGGAACATATTGAAGGATTTTCACCAGAACTCCCTTGGGTAACGGAAGCTGCAGGAGAAAAATTAGAAGAACGGTTAGCACTACGCCCTACTTCCGAAACAATGATTGGCCATTTATATTCAAACTGGATTAAAAGTTATCGAGATCTTCCTGTCTTGATTAATCAATGGGCAAATGTATTCCGCTGGGAAAAGAAAACTCTGCCGTTTATTCGAACTTCTGAATTTTTATGGCAAGAAGGTCATACTGCTCATGTGGATGAAGAAGACGCACGGAAAGAAACAATGCAAATGTTAGCAATTTATAAGGACGTTGTAGAGGGATTGCTTGCCATTCCAGTATATGACGGGCAGAAAACACCTTCAGAACGCTTCGCTGGTGCAATCGATACATTCTCAATCGAAGCAATGATGAAAGACGGGAAAGCCGTACAAGCAGGTACTTCACACTATTTAGGCACAAAATTTGCGGAAGCATTTGATATAAAGTACTTAACAAAGGAAAATAAGCATGACTATGTGCATACAACGTCTTGGGGAACATCAACACGTTTAATCGGTTCTGTCATCATGGTTCATGGCGATCAACAAGGACTTGTTTTACCACCGAAAATAGCACCGACTCAAGTTGTTTTAATTCCAGTTGGCCCATGGAAAAAGAATCCTGCAATTATTGAAAAATTAGATGAAATCTTTGCAGTGTTAAAAGCAAAAGGCATCCGCGTTCGTCTTGATGATTCTGATCAATCACCAGGCTTTAAGTTTAATGAGTGGGAATTGAAAGGAGTACCTGTACGTATTGAACTGGGTCCACGTGATTTAGAAAATAATCAAGCTTTAATGAAGGCCCGTGATGAAGATGAGAAAATTTCCTTCCCTTTAGAATCGATTGTTGAAAGCATTATTAATGAACTTGAAACAATGCAAACGCGCCTTTTACAAAAAGCAAAAGCTTTCCGCGCAGATAATTCATACCATCACATCGATACAATCGAGCAGTTAAAGCAGCATCTCGTACAATCCGAACAAAACGCAACAATTCCTGGTTGGATCTTAGCAGGTTGGTGTGGAGACGACGCTTGTGAAACACATGTAAAAGAACAAACAAAATTCACAACTCGAAACATACCATTCGACCCACCACAAATAAAACAAACATGCATTCATTGTGGTAAAGAAGCTAAACATACAGTTTGGTTTGCTCGTGCGTACTAA
- a CDS encoding DUF418 domain-containing protein, with protein MKVERVELMDALRGFSLIGILLANMLHFQFGSSGVEIIESANLLDKISYYFVKIVVEGSFYPIFGFVFGFVLIKMIESREASGLKYKNIVFRRAIGLSILGAMHIALVWEGDVLLTYGSTLFILLVFFLKRRVKTYFVWGIILTAILGVGAYFGSSFIKLLKPLTAAEIMIYQDGTYAEIFAQRIGDFIIGDGLIFLLTLPIGWLFLTIVSFLAVGPFVLFGIGMAKKGAFLQLANSTQTYKKVAMLVPVGLLLKGFIIFDTPFSLFIYSAGTYVLAIGYIALFAWLFNRYQTQMTNYFAPIGKLSLTNYLMQSIICTIIFYGYGFGLFGKLGVFVGILLSVIIYVMQLKISQLYLTRFSIGPVEMMLRWFIYLKNPRKVN; from the coding sequence TTGAAGGTAGAACGTGTAGAACTGATGGACGCATTGAGGGGATTTTCGCTAATTGGAATATTATTAGCTAATATGCTCCATTTCCAATTTGGTTCATCAGGCGTAGAAATTATTGAATCGGCAAATTTGCTAGATAAAATAAGCTATTATTTTGTGAAAATAGTTGTGGAAGGGTCATTTTATCCGATTTTTGGTTTTGTATTTGGATTTGTTTTGATAAAAATGATTGAATCAAGAGAGGCTTCGGGGTTAAAGTACAAAAATATTGTGTTTCGACGGGCTATTGGCTTATCCATATTAGGAGCGATGCATATTGCACTTGTATGGGAAGGCGATGTTTTATTAACATATGGCTCAACCCTTTTCATTTTATTAGTATTTTTCTTAAAGCGTCGAGTGAAAACGTATTTTGTATGGGGCATTATTTTAACAGCAATCCTAGGAGTGGGAGCCTATTTTGGTAGCAGTTTTATAAAGCTACTGAAACCTTTAACAGCAGCGGAAATTATGATTTATCAGGACGGTACATATGCCGAAATATTTGCACAACGTATAGGTGATTTTATTATAGGGGATGGACTTATATTTTTATTAACTTTACCAATTGGCTGGCTTTTCTTGACTATTGTAAGCTTTCTAGCTGTCGGTCCCTTTGTATTATTCGGAATAGGCATGGCGAAAAAGGGAGCATTTTTACAGCTCGCTAATAGCACTCAGACATATAAAAAAGTGGCGATGCTCGTACCAGTCGGGCTACTGCTGAAGGGATTCATTATTTTTGACACGCCGTTTAGCCTATTTATTTATTCGGCAGGGACATATGTGTTAGCAATCGGTTATATTGCCTTATTCGCATGGCTATTTAACCGCTATCAAACGCAAATGACTAATTATTTTGCCCCAATCGGAAAATTATCGCTTACCAACTATTTGATGCAATCGATTATTTGTACAATTATTTTTTACGGTTACGGTTTTGGATTGTTTGGGAAGCTAGGTGTATTTGTTGGGATCCTGTTATCGGTCATCATTTATGTTATGCAGCTAAAAATAAGTCAACTGTATTTAACACGCTTTTCAATTGGTCCAGTAGAAATGATGTTAAGATGGTTTATTTATTTGAAAAATCCACGTAAAGTGAATTAA
- a CDS encoding GNAT family N-acetyltransferase, whose translation MIRLLTNADHEVCMALVQQQPAENLFIIGDIEAFGYDQPFQKIWGQFEKDTLVAVLLKYDSNYIPYAQGPFDVDGFASIFNSDEKAKELSGLKHLIDQLEPKINKTFTSKKELFYAKCTVLQPLYPTADLTNVERLTLDAIEENIALIHSIPEFAGSPSTVESKLRAEENKTGRTYIMREGDVMVSTASTTAENSMSAMIVGVATREGYKKKGYASKCMQKICGELLDEGKSLCLFYDNPAAGAIYKRLGFEDIGIWNMIRY comes from the coding sequence ATGATTCGATTGTTAACAAACGCAGACCATGAAGTATGTATGGCTCTAGTCCAACAGCAGCCTGCTGAAAACTTATTTATTATCGGGGACATCGAGGCTTTTGGCTATGATCAACCATTTCAAAAAATTTGGGGACAATTTGAAAAGGATACACTAGTTGCGGTATTGCTCAAATATGACAGCAATTATATTCCATATGCACAGGGTCCTTTTGATGTAGATGGTTTCGCATCCATTTTTAATTCGGATGAAAAGGCGAAAGAGTTATCAGGTTTAAAGCACTTAATAGACCAATTAGAGCCTAAAATTAACAAAACGTTTACGAGTAAAAAAGAGCTGTTTTACGCCAAATGCACCGTGTTACAGCCCCTCTACCCTACTGCTGATTTAACTAATGTGGAACGTCTAACATTGGATGCAATTGAGGAAAACATCGCTTTGATTCATTCCATTCCCGAATTTGCAGGGAGTCCTTCTACTGTGGAAAGCAAACTACGTGCGGAAGAAAACAAAACTGGTCGCACATACATTATGCGTGAAGGTGACGTTATGGTATCCACCGCATCTACAACCGCAGAGAATAGCATGTCTGCTATGATTGTTGGTGTTGCCACACGTGAGGGCTATAAGAAAAAAGGCTATGCATCAAAATGTATGCAAAAAATATGTGGTGAGCTGCTGGATGAGGGAAAATCGCTATGCCTCTTTTATGACAACCCAGCTGCCGGTGCAATTTATAAGCGTTTAGGATTTGAGGATATCGGAATTTGGAATATGATTCGGTACTAA